The Hyphomicrobium sp. MC1 genome window below encodes:
- the fdnG gene encoding formate dehydrogenase-N subunit alpha encodes MDLTRRGFIKLTGAALATSSMGALGFGGCGEAVAEDVRPFKLTHAKETRNTCTYCSVACGILIYTLGDGAKNARSDIIHIEGDPDHPVNRGTLCPKGSALLDIVHAPTRLQVPKYRKPGGTEFEEVSWDWALDRIARLMKDDRDKNFIAKNAEGTTVNRWISTGMLAASASSTETSYLTWKVARSFGMLVFDNQARVUHGPTVASLAPTFGRGAMTNTWQDIKNADLVIVMGGNAAEAHPCGFKWVVEAKIENAAKLVVVDPRFTRTASVADYYAPIRPGTDIAFLSGVIRYLLEKDKILHEYVRAYTNAGLIVKEGYGFEDGLFSGYDREKGQYDTSSWDYELDDQGFAKVDDTWQHPRCVMNLLKTHVARYTPEMVSRICGTPQDKYLHICEMIAETAAPDKAMTSLFALGWTQHSIGSQNIRTMAMVQLLLGNIGIAGGGMNALRGHSNIQGLTDVGLLSNLMPGYMTLAADHEVTFDDYMKTRLYKPLRPGQTSYWSNYKKFFVSFQKSIYGDAATAENNWAYDWLPKLDIPLYDIIKAFEMMNQGEMNGYICQGFNPQQAFPDRGKIRRGLSKLKFLVTMDPLDTETSRFWENFGPQNPADSAEIQTEVFQLPTTCFAEEDGSLVNSARWLQWHWKAAEPPAQAKPDIWIMSGIFHRMRELYRKEGGAFPDPILNLTWNYTNPVEPNPDELAKDMNGRARVDLKDASGAVIKKSGELLDGFAQLRDDGTTESGCWIFSGCWTEKGNQMARRDASDPREQGIAPNWAWAWPMNRRILYNRASADPAGKPWNPAKPIIQWDGSKWVGIDVPDYGPTVKPSDSVGPFIMNAEGVGRLFARQMMVEGPFPEHYEPFESPAINVLHPKVQSNPAARVFPDDRADFGSPAEFPYVATTYRLTEHFHFWTKHARINSILQPQEFIEIGEALANEKGIAQNGWVRVASKRGFIVCKAYVTKRIKPMMVDGKPTHVIGVPLHWGFTGQAKKGYGANTLTPSVGDANTQTPEFKAFLVNIESVNGPLV; translated from the coding sequence ATGGATCTCACTCGCAGAGGCTTCATAAAGCTCACAGGCGCGGCGCTTGCGACATCGAGCATGGGCGCGCTCGGGTTTGGTGGTTGCGGTGAGGCGGTCGCGGAAGACGTTCGACCCTTCAAGCTCACCCACGCCAAGGAGACGCGGAACACCTGCACCTACTGTTCTGTCGCTTGCGGCATCCTAATCTACACGCTCGGCGACGGCGCCAAGAACGCGCGCTCCGACATCATTCACATCGAAGGCGACCCGGACCATCCGGTGAACCGCGGCACGCTCTGCCCGAAGGGCTCGGCGCTCCTTGACATCGTCCACGCGCCGACGCGCCTGCAGGTGCCCAAGTATCGCAAGCCGGGCGGCACCGAATTTGAGGAAGTCTCGTGGGATTGGGCGCTCGATCGCATCGCGCGCCTGATGAAGGACGACCGCGATAAGAATTTCATCGCCAAGAATGCCGAGGGCACCACCGTCAACCGCTGGATCTCTACCGGCATGCTGGCGGCTTCGGCTTCATCGACCGAAACATCGTACCTCACGTGGAAAGTCGCCCGCTCATTCGGGATGTTGGTCTTCGATAACCAAGCACGTGTCTGACACGGACCGACGGTGGCCAGTCTGGCTCCAACATTCGGTCGCGGCGCAATGACCAACACTTGGCAGGATATCAAGAATGCCGACTTGGTCATCGTTATGGGCGGAAACGCCGCTGAAGCGCATCCATGCGGCTTCAAGTGGGTCGTCGAAGCAAAAATAGAAAATGCGGCGAAGCTCGTCGTCGTTGATCCGCGCTTTACGCGGACGGCGTCGGTCGCCGACTATTATGCGCCGATCCGTCCGGGAACCGACATCGCCTTCCTGTCGGGCGTGATCCGGTATCTGCTCGAAAAGGACAAGATCCTGCACGAGTACGTGCGTGCCTATACGAACGCCGGCCTGATCGTGAAAGAAGGCTACGGCTTCGAAGACGGTCTGTTCAGCGGGTACGACCGCGAGAAGGGTCAGTACGACACATCGAGCTGGGACTACGAACTCGACGATCAAGGCTTCGCCAAGGTTGACGATACGTGGCAGCATCCGCGCTGCGTCATGAACCTTCTGAAGACCCACGTCGCGCGCTACACGCCCGAGATGGTGTCGCGCATTTGCGGTACGCCTCAGGATAAATACCTGCACATCTGCGAGATGATCGCGGAGACGGCGGCGCCCGACAAAGCGATGACGAGCCTGTTCGCGCTTGGCTGGACACAGCACTCGATCGGCTCGCAGAACATCCGCACGATGGCGATGGTGCAGCTGCTGCTCGGCAACATCGGCATCGCCGGCGGTGGCATGAATGCGCTACGCGGCCACTCGAACATTCAAGGCCTGACCGACGTTGGTTTGTTGTCGAACCTCATGCCTGGCTACATGACGCTTGCGGCCGATCACGAGGTTACGTTCGACGACTATATGAAGACGCGACTTTATAAGCCGCTGCGCCCAGGCCAGACGAGCTATTGGTCGAACTATAAGAAGTTCTTCGTCAGTTTCCAGAAATCGATCTACGGCGACGCGGCGACAGCCGAAAACAACTGGGCTTACGATTGGCTGCCGAAGCTCGACATCCCGCTCTACGACATCATCAAGGCGTTCGAGATGATGAACCAGGGCGAGATGAATGGGTACATCTGCCAAGGCTTCAACCCGCAGCAGGCGTTCCCGGATCGCGGCAAGATCCGGCGCGGCTTGTCGAAGCTCAAGTTCCTCGTCACGATGGATCCACTCGATACGGAGACGTCGCGTTTCTGGGAGAACTTCGGGCCACAAAACCCGGCTGACTCCGCCGAGATCCAGACAGAAGTGTTCCAGCTGCCGACGACGTGCTTTGCCGAAGAAGACGGCTCGCTCGTCAACTCGGCGCGTTGGCTGCAATGGCATTGGAAAGCTGCGGAGCCGCCTGCTCAGGCGAAGCCCGACATCTGGATCATGTCCGGAATCTTCCACCGGATGCGCGAGCTTTATCGCAAGGAAGGTGGCGCGTTCCCCGATCCGATCCTGAACCTCACGTGGAATTACACCAATCCGGTCGAGCCCAACCCGGACGAGCTGGCGAAGGACATGAACGGCCGGGCGCGCGTCGATCTCAAAGACGCGTCGGGCGCCGTCATCAAGAAATCGGGCGAATTGCTCGATGGCTTCGCGCAACTGCGCGATGATGGCACAACGGAGTCGGGCTGCTGGATCTTCTCGGGCTGTTGGACCGAGAAGGGGAACCAGATGGCCCGGCGCGACGCATCCGATCCGCGCGAACAAGGCATCGCACCGAATTGGGCATGGGCGTGGCCCATGAACCGGCGCATTCTCTACAATCGCGCCAGCGCGGACCCCGCGGGCAAGCCATGGAATCCGGCGAAGCCGATCATCCAGTGGGATGGCTCGAAGTGGGTCGGCATCGACGTGCCGGACTACGGCCCAACGGTGAAGCCTTCCGACTCGGTCGGTCCCTTCATCATGAACGCGGAAGGCGTCGGACGACTGTTCGCGCGCCAGATGATGGTCGAAGGACCATTCCCGGAACACTACGAGCCGTTCGAGTCACCGGCGATCAACGTGCTGCATCCGAAGGTTCAGTCGAACCCGGCCGCGCGCGTGTTCCCCGACGACAGGGCCGATTTCGGATCGCCAGCCGAGTTTCCTTATGTGGCAACGACCTACCGTCTGACAGAACACTTCCACTTCTGGACCAAGCACGCCCGCATCAACTCGATCCTGCAGCCTCAGGAATTCATCGAGATCGGCGAAGCTCTCGCGAACGAAAAGGGCATCGCTCAGAACGGTTGGGTCCGCGTGGCTTCGAAGCGCGGCTTCATCGTGTGCAAGGCCTACGTCACGAAGCGGATCAAGCCGATGATGGTCGACGGCAAGCCGACGCATGTGATCGGCGTGCCGCTGCATTGGGGCTTCACCGGCCAAGCGAAGAAGGGCTACGGCGCCAACACGCTGACGCCGTCCGTCGGTGACGCCAATACGCAGACGCCGGAGTTCAAGGCGTTCCTGGTCAATATCGAAAGTGTCAACGGACCTCTGGTCTGA
- the selA gene encoding L-seryl-tRNA(Sec) selenium transferase: MELSKAALLRDLPSVDSVLKSGVAADLLERFGRAAATDAIRSVLAETRATLKSGSTMLPTTESLVAIAFARLAEGDRSTMRPLFNLTGTVLHTNLGRALIAEAAIEAAVEAMRDPVALEFDLATGKRGERDDHIRELLCELTGAEDATVVNNNAAAVLLALNTLAGGREAIVSRGELIEIGGAFRMPDIMSRAGAKLVEVGTTNRTHAKDYRAALTDATGVILKVHSSNYRILGFTKEVAAPELAEIASAADVPLMNDLGSGSLIDLSIFGMQSEPTVREAVTEGAGIVTFSGDKLLGGPQAGFIVGKRDLIQAINCNPMKRALRVDKIRLAAIEATLKLYRDPDRLFERLPTLRLLARPRVEIEAQASRLLPHVQSAVGMAFAVETHDCKSQIGSGALPLDTVESAGLAIRSKSGGAALERLASALRALSRPVIGRIDDGALILDLRCLTDETAFLSVLGNLDPHHLA, translated from the coding sequence TCCGCAGCGTCCTGGCAGAAACGCGTGCCACGCTCAAATCCGGAAGCACGATGCTACCGACGACCGAGAGCCTGGTTGCCATCGCGTTTGCCCGCCTTGCTGAAGGCGATCGCTCGACAATGCGTCCGCTGTTCAATCTAACGGGCACGGTGCTGCACACCAACCTGGGCCGCGCGCTCATCGCCGAAGCCGCCATCGAAGCCGCCGTCGAAGCGATGCGCGATCCCGTGGCGCTGGAATTTGATCTCGCGACCGGTAAGCGCGGCGAACGCGACGACCATATCAGGGAGCTGCTTTGCGAACTGACCGGCGCGGAGGACGCGACCGTCGTCAATAACAACGCCGCCGCCGTGCTGCTCGCGCTCAACACGCTTGCCGGTGGTCGCGAAGCCATCGTTTCGCGCGGCGAGTTGATCGAGATCGGCGGCGCCTTTCGCATGCCGGATATCATGTCTCGCGCGGGCGCGAAACTGGTCGAGGTCGGAACAACGAACCGCACGCACGCGAAAGATTATCGCGCCGCCCTCACGGACGCGACCGGCGTCATTCTGAAAGTCCACAGTTCGAACTATCGCATCCTCGGCTTCACCAAAGAAGTCGCCGCCCCCGAGCTTGCCGAAATTGCCTCCGCGGCAGACGTTCCGCTGATGAACGACCTCGGTTCGGGTTCGCTGATCGACCTTTCGATATTCGGCATGCAGTCCGAACCGACCGTACGCGAAGCCGTCACCGAAGGCGCTGGCATCGTTACGTTCTCCGGGGATAAGCTTCTCGGCGGACCGCAGGCGGGCTTCATCGTCGGTAAGCGCGACCTGATCCAGGCGATTAATTGCAACCCGATGAAGCGCGCGCTCCGCGTCGACAAGATCCGCCTTGCCGCCATCGAGGCCACGCTGAAACTCTATCGCGATCCCGACCGTCTGTTCGAGCGATTACCAACGTTGCGCCTTCTTGCGCGGCCGCGTGTGGAAATTGAAGCCCAGGCGTCGCGGTTGCTGCCGCATGTTCAGTCTGCCGTCGGCATGGCGTTCGCGGTCGAGACACACGACTGCAAGAGCCAGATCGGCTCGGGGGCATTGCCCCTCGATACCGTCGAAAGCGCCGGGCTCGCCATTCGCTCCAAAAGCGGCGGCGCGGCCCTCGAACGTCTTGCCTCGGCGCTGCGCGCTCTGTCGCGGCCTGTGATCGGCCGCATCGACGACGGCGCGCTCATTCTCGATCTCAGATGCTTGACCGACGAAACGGCGTTTCTATCTGTCCTTGGAAATCTTGATCCTCATCATCTGGCTTAA
- a CDS encoding formate dehydrogenase subunit gamma, protein MSRPYGTLTRNSTITRLNHWLTAACFILLMLSGLSMFDPLLYWLSNLFGGGQWTRAAHPWIGCVLLISYTGLIVQFWRDNLWTRDDVAWMKAIDKVLENKEEGVPEVARFNAGQKFVFWSMTLLVPVLFFTGLVIWEYYFGSYTSIPTQRAALLIHSLAAIAAIIIWIVHVYAAIWVRGSMRAMTQGWVTPGWAWRHHRKWFRSLATTGSTGPRPNVDGPLHK, encoded by the coding sequence ATGAGCCGCCCGTATGGAACGCTGACACGTAACAGCACGATCACTCGCCTCAACCATTGGCTGACCGCCGCCTGCTTCATTCTTTTGATGCTGTCGGGTCTGTCGATGTTCGATCCGCTACTGTACTGGCTGTCGAACCTGTTCGGCGGCGGGCAATGGACGCGCGCGGCGCATCCGTGGATCGGTTGTGTGCTGTTGATTAGCTATACCGGCCTCATCGTTCAGTTCTGGCGCGACAATCTTTGGACCCGCGACGATGTCGCGTGGATGAAGGCCATCGACAAGGTTCTGGAGAACAAGGAGGAAGGCGTTCCGGAAGTTGCGCGCTTCAATGCCGGACAGAAATTCGTATTCTGGTCGATGACGCTTCTCGTTCCGGTGCTGTTCTTTACTGGCCTCGTCATCTGGGAATATTATTTCGGCAGCTATACGTCGATCCCGACGCAGCGCGCGGCTCTGCTCATTCATTCGTTGGCTGCCATTGCCGCGATCATTATCTGGATCGTTCACGTCTATGCTGCGATCTGGGTGCGCGGTTCTATGCGGGCCATGACGCAAGGCTGGGTGACGCCGGGCTGGGCGTGGCGGCACCATCGGAAATGGTTCCGATCGCTCGCGACGACGGGATCGACCGGTCCGCGGCCGAACGTGGACGGTCCTCTCCACAAGTAA
- a CDS encoding sulfotransferase family 2 domain-containing protein — protein sequence MISHEYRCIFVHIPRCAGTSIETWLCNQDWWEFEPHTKHLLASQAKELYANWWDDYFKFAVVRNPIDRMRSCLHYSDYFGLRQTPNGISFEEYHSHFGRDIVLEHDYRFSNRSELLNDRHQPNAVYCNILNEPLDFIARYEQLDEDMKFIEAKLGVSRPFNHWVEKSRDNHKLNERDIEAITKMYRLDFERFGYAIGGFEYRRDING from the coding sequence ATGATCTCTCACGAATATCGGTGTATTTTCGTGCATATCCCTCGCTGCGCGGGGACAAGCATTGAGACGTGGTTGTGCAATCAGGATTGGTGGGAATTCGAACCTCACACCAAGCATCTTTTAGCCAGCCAGGCCAAAGAGCTTTATGCCAACTGGTGGGATGATTATTTCAAATTTGCCGTGGTTCGGAATCCGATAGATCGGATGCGATCATGCTTGCACTATTCGGATTATTTTGGCTTGCGGCAAACGCCAAATGGTATTTCTTTCGAGGAATACCATTCACATTTTGGTCGCGACATAGTTCTGGAGCACGATTATCGCTTTTCGAATCGCAGCGAGCTATTAAATGACCGACATCAACCCAACGCGGTTTACTGCAATATCCTCAACGAGCCATTAGATTTTATAGCGCGATACGAGCAACTCGACGAAGATATGAAGTTCATCGAGGCGAAGCTAGGAGTTTCACGGCCATTTAATCACTGGGTAGAAAAATCCAGAGACAATCACAAATTAAACGAACGTGATATCGAGGCGATTACGAAAATGTATCGCCTTGACTTCGAGAGATTTGGTTATGCAATTGGCGGGTTTGAATATCGACGTGATATCAATGGGTAA
- the selD gene encoding selenide, water dikinase SelD, whose product MSGPTQRLTDLAHGGGCGCKLAPSVLQDLLAKQPAAGPFAQLLVGNETGDDAAVWQIDDDQCIVATTDFFMPMVDDPRDFGRIAAANAISDVYAMGGRPIMALAILGMPLGKLSVEDVREILAGGASVCAEAGIPVAGGHSIDAPEPIYGLAVIGLAKPQNVRRNAGARPDDVLILTKGIGVGIYSAAFKKRALPDDAYAEFMASTTLLNRIGQTLGENADVHAITDVTGFGILGHALEIARGSGVSIEIAFDKLPLLSCAEALAKSGFITGASGRNWASYGHEVVLPGDYPQWQQALLTDPQTSGGLLVACAADQAENIRSEIERAGYPMARIIGSVASGTPQVRIR is encoded by the coding sequence ATGTCTGGCCCCACACAACGCTTGACCGACCTTGCGCATGGCGGCGGCTGCGGTTGCAAACTCGCGCCGTCCGTCCTGCAGGACCTTCTCGCCAAACAGCCCGCAGCGGGGCCCTTCGCGCAACTGCTCGTCGGCAACGAAACCGGCGATGATGCCGCCGTCTGGCAGATCGACGACGATCAATGCATCGTGGCGACGACCGATTTCTTCATGCCGATGGTCGATGATCCCCGCGACTTCGGGCGGATCGCGGCGGCCAATGCGATTTCGGACGTGTATGCGATGGGCGGCCGGCCGATCATGGCGCTGGCGATCCTCGGCATGCCGCTCGGCAAACTCTCCGTTGAGGACGTGCGGGAGATCCTGGCCGGCGGCGCGTCCGTTTGCGCGGAGGCGGGCATTCCCGTGGCAGGCGGGCATTCGATCGACGCACCGGAGCCGATCTATGGGCTTGCCGTCATCGGGCTTGCAAAGCCGCAGAACGTCCGCCGCAATGCCGGCGCGAGGCCAGATGACGTGCTGATCCTAACCAAAGGCATCGGCGTCGGCATTTACTCGGCCGCCTTCAAGAAGCGCGCGTTGCCGGACGACGCGTACGCAGAGTTTATGGCGTCCACCACACTGCTCAATCGGATCGGTCAGACGCTCGGCGAGAACGCAGATGTCCACGCTATTACCGATGTGACCGGCTTCGGCATTCTCGGTCACGCGCTCGAAATCGCGCGTGGCAGCGGCGTCAGCATTGAGATCGCATTTGATAAGCTGCCATTGCTTTCATGCGCCGAAGCGCTGGCCAAAAGCGGCTTCATCACAGGCGCCTCTGGACGCAACTGGGCGAGCTATGGCCATGAGGTCGTTTTGCCGGGTGATTACCCGCAATGGCAGCAAGCGCTGCTGACCGATCCGCAAACCTCCGGCGGCCTTCTCGTCGCCTGTGCGGCAGATCAAGCCGAGAACATTCGCAGCGAGATCGAACGCGCCGGATATCCGATGGCGCGCATCATTGGTTCAGTTGCGAGCGGCACGCCACAAGTTCGCATCCGCTGA
- a CDS encoding glycosyltransferase: MRIAITDSLPNRPCTAEREFIRRFAVAAKNVGHEAIEVVTSNDIMTCQPDVVLCLHEFTPKLTDYPTFGVMWSPPAFYRHDAYRIRSIRSYDAYLVGSPAVKQYLDDLEFPSRVQKPKSDFWFLPVSPRQKLTPSIPSKVRSLAYIGVHWDGARHADVLTNLADDGSLAVYGPESNWTHLQSGYRGPVPFSGTAVHDILSSHGIALCLHKAEHREADTPSMRLFEAAAAGCVIIADEIPFAKRMLADAALYVDLRQSADRVVGDIRKYLEWINQNPGQADELARRAHTALNQEYNLEDLIFKTVDFATEVASIQRHNIEEVKRFYSIQETGASASRPISEPLIDIIIRVGGRSLSYVERAVQSVERQLVGTFRILLVDCKKRDDIRAIEHRSYSNLKICYLECEDNGLRSAALWRGLQAVTAPFFAVLDDADQIEPDHFSHLLFASIRHPEAGFIYGGVIRTEEDEGCFVVARNFRGPGGKRIEETRELKFLDEFNLTRLITGDNYIHSNAWIARKEVLDWTLLQDPRLEFAEDVYLYNLIASKTRFALCNRATAVWNWRTVSEDNSVFLDKTSARIACDERIRLRLQELTYAGTATFSELFHAQRSSAEIVNALSSRHLQESPQENDSSNAIKNDNSKTIKQVGYFKSWLQTVPIYNSYRETRRRLRRNARSLKEGQGSPE; the protein is encoded by the coding sequence ATGCGCATAGCAATTACCGATAGTTTGCCCAATCGTCCTTGCACGGCCGAGCGAGAATTCATTCGACGATTTGCGGTTGCGGCGAAGAATGTTGGCCACGAGGCAATAGAGGTTGTCACGTCGAATGATATCATGACGTGCCAGCCCGACGTGGTACTTTGCCTTCACGAATTCACTCCTAAATTGACCGACTATCCTACGTTTGGAGTTATGTGGAGCCCTCCGGCGTTCTACAGGCACGATGCCTACCGTATTCGTTCAATAAGAAGCTATGACGCGTATCTGGTAGGCTCTCCTGCCGTCAAACAATACCTTGACGATCTGGAATTCCCTTCTCGGGTGCAGAAGCCAAAATCTGATTTTTGGTTCCTGCCGGTATCCCCTCGTCAAAAGTTGACCCCTTCCATTCCCAGCAAGGTTCGATCACTTGCGTACATCGGCGTACATTGGGACGGCGCCCGACACGCGGACGTGCTGACAAATCTTGCCGATGACGGGTCTCTCGCCGTCTATGGACCGGAATCGAACTGGACCCATCTTCAGTCAGGCTATCGCGGTCCTGTTCCTTTTAGTGGAACGGCTGTCCATGACATCCTCTCATCTCACGGCATTGCGTTATGCCTTCATAAGGCAGAACACAGAGAAGCCGACACTCCGTCTATGCGCCTGTTCGAAGCAGCCGCCGCAGGTTGCGTGATCATCGCCGATGAAATTCCGTTTGCTAAACGGATGCTTGCGGACGCCGCCCTTTACGTCGATCTCCGACAGTCTGCAGACAGAGTCGTTGGCGATATCAGGAAGTATCTGGAATGGATCAATCAGAATCCAGGTCAGGCCGATGAGTTGGCGAGACGAGCCCATACTGCCCTGAACCAAGAATACAACCTCGAAGATCTGATTTTCAAAACCGTTGATTTTGCCACCGAAGTTGCATCTATACAGCGCCACAACATAGAGGAAGTTAAGCGTTTTTATTCGATTCAAGAGACGGGGGCATCGGCCTCGAGACCGATATCCGAGCCGCTCATAGATATTATTATTCGCGTGGGAGGACGCTCTCTTTCATATGTGGAGCGCGCGGTTCAGAGTGTTGAGAGGCAACTCGTCGGAACATTTCGTATTCTGTTGGTTGATTGCAAAAAGAGAGACGACATACGAGCTATTGAGCATCGCTCATACAGTAACTTGAAAATTTGCTACCTCGAATGTGAAGATAACGGTCTTCGTAGTGCCGCGTTGTGGAGGGGGCTCCAAGCAGTAACCGCTCCTTTCTTCGCCGTTCTGGACGATGCGGATCAGATTGAACCCGATCACTTTTCGCACCTGCTATTTGCCTCCATCAGGCATCCTGAAGCCGGCTTTATTTATGGTGGCGTAATCCGTACGGAAGAGGACGAAGGCTGCTTCGTGGTGGCTCGCAATTTCAGAGGACCGGGCGGGAAACGGATCGAGGAAACACGTGAACTCAAGTTTCTCGATGAATTCAATCTCACGCGATTGATAACGGGCGACAATTATATTCATTCAAATGCTTGGATAGCTAGGAAGGAAGTCCTTGATTGGACACTTCTTCAAGATCCACGACTTGAATTCGCCGAGGACGTTTATCTTTACAATTTGATAGCTTCAAAGACGCGATTTGCATTGTGCAATAGAGCGACAGCGGTATGGAATTGGCGCACGGTCAGTGAAGATAATAGCGTATTTTTGGATAAAACTAGCGCGCGGATCGCATGCGACGAAAGAATAAGACTTCGCTTGCAGGAATTGACCTATGCCGGGACGGCGACTTTTTCCGAGCTGTTTCACGCTCAGAGGTCGTCAGCGGAGATCGTTAACGCGCTGTCCTCGCGCCACCTTCAAGAGAGCCCTCAAGAGAACGACAGTTCTAACGCGATAAAAAACGATAATTCCAAGACGATTAAACAAGTAGGCTATTTTAAATCGTGGCTGCAAACAGTTCCTATTTACAACTCCTATCGCGAAACGAGGCGGAGGCTCCGGCGAAACGCCAGATCGTTAAAAGAGGGCCAAGGTTCGCCGGAATGA
- the fdhE gene encoding formate dehydrogenase accessory protein FdhE: MKQGGTPPTGKWVGSPLGGVSTPEPMLLPDLTTRFSATAARLRALATGHPMAKWLGFMALLSDAQDKAATTLPPMPGIDPSLIEQSVAARMPPLAADGHHRHAAWRDGLAVLFEELDGKDIPEPAAALIANMRGLPVNDIEDLADGFLRGALSIGDVGAALYVAAALQVYFTRLAASLDASTLRLLPQRGLCPCCGSTPVSGLITASGPTPGTRYLYCSLCSTAWNHVRAVCITCESSGALLLKGIQGGSAAVQAETCDDCHTYAKMLYQVKDTKVDPYADDLASLGLDIMVSEAGWARHAPNPLLLVG, encoded by the coding sequence GTGAAGCAAGGCGGCACGCCACCGACCGGCAAATGGGTCGGCAGTCCGCTTGGCGGCGTCAGTACGCCCGAGCCGATGCTTCTGCCCGATCTGACAACACGCTTCTCTGCGACGGCCGCCCGTCTCCGAGCGCTTGCAACCGGTCACCCTATGGCGAAGTGGCTTGGCTTCATGGCGCTTCTTTCGGACGCGCAGGACAAAGCTGCGACGACGTTACCGCCAATGCCCGGTATCGATCCTTCACTCATCGAGCAATCGGTCGCTGCGCGCATGCCGCCCCTCGCGGCAGATGGCCATCACCGGCATGCAGCATGGCGCGACGGACTGGCAGTGCTGTTCGAAGAGCTCGACGGCAAAGATATTCCCGAACCTGCCGCGGCGCTCATCGCCAACATGCGCGGTTTGCCGGTGAATGACATCGAAGATTTAGCGGACGGTTTTCTGCGCGGTGCTCTGAGCATAGGAGATGTCGGCGCGGCGCTTTATGTTGCAGCCGCCTTGCAGGTCTACTTCACGCGCCTTGCCGCGAGCCTCGATGCGTCGACGCTTCGCCTGCTGCCGCAGCGCGGACTTTGCCCCTGCTGTGGCTCGACGCCGGTTTCAGGATTGATCACCGCGTCGGGGCCGACGCCCGGCACGCGGTATCTCTATTGCTCACTATGCTCGACGGCGTGGAACCACGTGCGGGCGGTCTGCATCACATGTGAAAGCTCCGGCGCCTTGCTGCTCAAAGGTATTCAAGGCGGCTCGGCGGCCGTCCAAGCGGAAACTTGCGACGACTGCCACACATACGCGAAGATGCTTTACCAAGTGAAAGATACGAAGGTCGATCCTTACGCCGACGATCTGGCTTCTCTCGGGCTTGATATCATGGTGTCAGAAGCCGGCTGGGCGCGGCATGCGCCCAATCCGCTGCTTCTCGTCGGCTGA
- the fdxH gene encoding formate dehydrogenase subunit beta, translated as MSDLQSQDYIRRSATTMTPPDARSWEDQVSKLIDVTRCIGCKACQAACMEWNNLRDEVGEFHGTYDNPLDLDPHTWTVMKFTEYENPDGNLEWLIRKDGCMHCEDPGCLKACPAPGAIVQYANGIVDFISENCIGCGYCVKGCPFDIPRVSPVDHKSYKCTLCSDRVAVGLEPACVKACPTGAIMFGSKKDMTDWAGERIVDLKSRGFENAGLYDPPGVQGTHVMYVLHHADKPGLYAGLPENPKISSMVEFWKGLIKPVALVGIAAAAVSGFLHWVIAGPNEVQPEDEDEAKHVLEANGFPEVRGRSQRTEHPT; from the coding sequence ATGTCTGATCTGCAATCGCAAGACTACATCCGCCGCTCCGCGACGACGATGACACCGCCCGACGCGCGCAGCTGGGAAGACCAGGTGTCGAAGCTCATCGACGTTACGCGTTGCATCGGCTGCAAGGCATGCCAGGCAGCGTGCATGGAGTGGAACAACCTACGCGACGAAGTCGGCGAGTTCCACGGAACCTACGACAACCCGCTCGATCTCGATCCGCACACGTGGACCGTGATGAAGTTCACGGAATACGAAAATCCCGACGGCAACCTCGAATGGCTGATCCGCAAGGACGGCTGCATGCATTGCGAGGATCCGGGCTGTCTCAAGGCCTGCCCTGCTCCTGGCGCGATCGTTCAGTACGCGAACGGCATCGTCGATTTCATCAGCGAGAATTGCATCGGCTGCGGCTATTGCGTGAAAGGCTGTCCGTTCGACATTCCGCGTGTCAGCCCGGTCGATCACAAATCGTATAAGTGCACGCTCTGTTCCGATCGCGTGGCGGTGGGGCTCGAGCCTGCCTGCGTGAAAGCCTGTCCGACCGGCGCCATCATGTTCGGCTCGAAAAAGGACATGACAGACTGGGCGGGGGAGCGCATCGTCGACCTCAAATCGCGCGGATTTGAAAACGCCGGTCTCTATGATCCGCCGGGTGTCCAAGGCACGCATGTGATGTACGTGCTGCATCACGCCGACAAGCCCGGGCTCTATGCCGGACTGCCTGAAAATCCGAAGATCAGTTCGATGGTCGAATTCTGGAAGGGGCTCATCAAGCCGGTTGCGCTGGTCGGAATCGCGGCCGCAGCGGTTTCAGGTTTCCTGCACTGGGTCATCGCCGGACCTAACGAAGTGCAGCCGGAAGACGAAGATGAAGCCAAGCACGTTCTTGAGGCCAACGGCTTCCCGGAAGTCCGAGGCCGTTCGCAGCGAACGGAGCATCCGACATGA